A part of Paraliobacillus zengyii genomic DNA contains:
- the spo0A gene encoding sporulation transcription factor Spo0A, translated as MQKIKVCLVDDNRELIELMEEYFESQSDIEVIGTAFNGKECISLFDEIEPDIVVLDIIMPHMDGLAVLAKLKEMDIAKHPRVIMLTAFGQEEVTTKAVDLGASYFILKPFDLDSLASQIRQVHGAPTSENKTVKQKSSKENHKRDLEANITHIIHEIGVPAHIKGYMYLREAITMVYNDIELLGSITKVLYPDIAKKFNTTASRVERAIRHAIEVAWSRGNIDSISSLFGYTVNVSKAKPTNSEFIAMVADRLRIEHRAS; from the coding sequence GTGCAAAAAATTAAGGTTTGTTTAGTGGATGATAACAGAGAACTAATTGAATTAATGGAGGAATACTTTGAAAGTCAATCAGATATTGAAGTGATTGGTACTGCTTTTAATGGAAAGGAATGTATTAGTTTATTTGATGAAATCGAACCAGATATTGTGGTTCTTGATATTATAATGCCTCATATGGATGGATTGGCTGTTTTAGCGAAATTAAAAGAAATGGATATTGCTAAACATCCTAGAGTAATTATGCTCACAGCATTTGGACAAGAAGAAGTTACGACGAAAGCAGTTGATTTAGGGGCATCTTATTTTATTTTAAAACCATTTGATCTAGATAGTTTAGCTAGCCAAATTAGACAAGTTCACGGTGCACCAACGTCAGAAAATAAAACAGTAAAACAAAAATCCTCAAAAGAAAATCATAAGAGAGATCTAGAAGCAAATATTACTCATATCATACATGAAATAGGTGTTCCAGCTCATATTAAAGGTTATATGTACTTAAGAGAAGCAATTACAATGGTTTATAATGACATCGAACTATTAGGTTCTATTACGAAAGTTTTATACCCAGACATTGCTAAGAAGTTTAATACTACAGCCTCTCGTGTTGAAAGAGCTATTAGACATGCAATCGAAGTAGCATGGAGTCGAGGTAATATTGATTCTATATCGTCATTATTTGGTTATACTGTAAATGTATCTAAAGCAAAACCAACTAACTCTGAATTTATTGCGATGGTGGCTGATCGTCTTCGTATTGAACACCGCGCATCATAA
- the ahrC gene encoding transcriptional regulator AhrC/ArgR — translation MNKGQRHIKIRELITDNAIDTQDELVDALRGLGYNVTQATVSRDIKELHLVKVPMVDGRYKYSLPADQRFNPLEKLRRLMRDAFIRIDQAGYFLVLKTLPGNANALGALIDNLDWSEILGTICGDDTILIICKTEEHTFEIQDRFLEML, via the coding sequence ATGAACAAAGGACAACGTCATATAAAAATTCGTGAACTAATAACAGATAACGCTATTGATACACAAGATGAATTAGTAGATGCATTACGTGGACTAGGCTATAACGTTACACAAGCTACAGTTTCACGTGATATAAAAGAACTGCATCTAGTTAAAGTTCCAATGGTTGATGGAAGGTATAAATACAGTTTACCCGCTGATCAACGCTTTAACCCTTTAGAGAAGCTCAGACGCTTAATGCGTGATGCTTTTATACGAATTGACCAAGCAGGATACTTTTTAGTACTTAAAACGTTACCAGGTAATGCAAATGCGCTTGGTGCTTTAATCGACAATTTAGATTGGTCTGAAATATTAGGAACTATATGTGGAGACGATACGATTTTAATTATATGCAAAACAGAAGAGCATACTTTTGAAATTCAAGATCGCTTTTTAGAAATGTTATAA
- a CDS encoding TlyA family RNA methyltransferase: MISKKIRLDILLVERGLVETREKAKRTIMAGLVFSEQQRLDKPGVKVNNDIPITVKGKLLPYVGRGGLKLEKALKTFNLSVNEKTMVDIGSSTGGFTDCALQNGAELCYAVDVGYNQLDWKLRNDSRVVVMERTNFRYVTPANFNNGTPNIATIDVSFISLKIILPVLRTILAENSDVVALIKPQFEAGREQVGKKGIVRDKGIHKDVLKRILQFATDEGYVVNDLTFSPITGGDGNIEFLTHLTWKPHEKAGNLDGVVEFNSIVDQSSWTSS; the protein is encoded by the coding sequence ATGATAAGTAAAAAAATTAGATTAGATATATTATTAGTGGAACGTGGTTTAGTTGAAACACGAGAAAAAGCGAAACGTACAATTATGGCTGGTTTAGTTTTTAGTGAACAACAAAGACTAGATAAGCCAGGTGTTAAGGTAAATAATGACATTCCGATAACTGTTAAAGGTAAATTACTTCCTTACGTTGGTAGGGGAGGACTAAAATTAGAAAAGGCTTTAAAAACCTTCAATCTTTCAGTAAATGAGAAGACAATGGTTGATATTGGATCATCTACAGGTGGTTTTACAGACTGTGCTTTGCAAAACGGAGCTGAGCTATGTTACGCAGTTGATGTTGGATACAATCAATTAGATTGGAAGTTAAGAAACGATTCAAGGGTTGTTGTAATGGAACGTACGAACTTTCGTTACGTAACACCTGCTAATTTTAATAATGGAACACCTAATATTGCAACCATAGATGTCTCTTTTATATCATTAAAAATTATTTTACCCGTTTTAAGAACAATCTTAGCTGAGAATAGTGATGTTGTAGCACTAATTAAACCACAATTTGAAGCTGGAAGAGAACAAGTTGGTAAAAAAGGAATCGTAAGAGATAAAGGAATTCATAAAGATGTTTTAAAACGCATTCTTCAATTTGCTACTGACGAAGGATATGTTGTAAATGATCTAACATTTTCACCAATCACTGGTGGTGATGGTAATATTGAATTTCTTACTCACTTAACATGGAAACCACATGAAAAAGCAGGTAATTTGGATGGTGTTGTAGAATTTAATTCTATAGTGGACCAAAGTAGTTGGACAAGCTCATGA